The Drosophila simulans strain w501 chromosome 3R, Prin_Dsim_3.1, whole genome shotgun sequence genome contains the following window.
ACATATGCCGGCAGTGCAATTAATGCTGTTCCAGATAGCCCGGACTGGTCAACAGGTAACGCAGGTAAGATGCGAGTGCGAGGGATCTTTTTAATTAGCCGTAAGTCGATAGCAGCAAAAAAGGGATAAAGATGACGGCTCTTTGATGTGCAAAACACTGGCCACCTGGTGGGGATGGGGCATGTGGTGTGGCAACCCACTTTCCTCGACAAAGTCCAGCCGCAGCAGTGGGTGGAGTACGTCAGCAGCGATGAGGATGAGGCACCAGGAGCCCGCGGAATGGGTGGCAGTCAATGTCTTGGCGACAATGTCAGTCCGATGTCAGGGGGCCATTTGATATGCCACTGACAGGTAGCACATTTGGCGCATTTTTTCCGCAAGCCCTctttattctattttatttcattttatttcattttgtttagcTTCTTTTCGTCTTTTTATACAGCCCTGACAGTGAACAAAGTGCCGATCCACCGCTGACAGCTTACAACATTTGGGTGTCTATTTTTGGGCGGCATTTAGTCAAAATCCGTGTGATCAAAGGTAAAAACACTTAAACACTTGAGTGTTTGGTGCCAGCACTTAGAGTTTAAACGAACAGTGTAAGAGAACTTGAAAATattatggaaatttaatttttatttagattaATAGTAAAAGCATTTAActcttaaaataaaagttgagGGAGATGtgaaaaaatcatattttaatgaatgaatTGTAAGTAATTGAGTTTTAAGTTTGAGTATTTAGTTAATAACGTTACTTTTCTTCGAGTGTGAAACGATCTCTACTTGCTAAACATACGCGTACAAACTTATCGCCTAGGTAagatgtatctatgtatctatatagTACGATGTATCCACCGGTGCCAATCAATCGCCGCAGCGTGCATCGCAGCTTTCCTGCGAGCAGAAGCGGTTGCGATTGCCATTGCATCCTTTGTAGTTGAAGGGCTTGCAGACGCCCTTGTCGAAGTACCAGCGTGTAACGACCTTGGTCTGATCCTTCCTGCTGCAGAAGTTGCCCTCGTTGCGGCCCACATAGCAGTTGACATTGTCTGAAAATGTGCGGATTCATTGGTTAATCACCGCCTGGAAAGGCTCCATTCGCGTCCACGATTCGGTCGGCAGACTCGACTGGCCTCATTAAGTGCAATtacgtttgtttatttatacgGCGCTCGAGG
Protein-coding sequences here:
- the LOC6727524 gene encoding kunitz-type U19-barytoxin-Tl1a translates to MKLKINLAFLRATLVGLLSIILLTQTAHIEAFGGGGGSSGNGAVVACKELNNVNCYVGRNEGNFCSRKDQTKVVTRWYFDKGVCKPFNYKGCNGNRNRFCSQESCDARCGD